Proteins encoded within one genomic window of Cryptosporangium aurantiacum:
- a CDS encoding helix-turn-helix domain-containing protein — MITAEPGAGPTVLRILLGSQLRRLREDRNVTREDAGYAIRASESKISRMELGRVGFKERDVSDLLTLYGVTDGAERDALLSLAREANQPGWWHKFSDILPNWFQAYVGLEAAASLIRTYEVQFIPGLLQTEEYARAVVLLANGNAPKEEVDRRVQLRMERQNLLTRANAPRFWAIIDEAVLRRPIGGRDIMRDQLEHLAKLAERPNITLQVIPFGYGGHAAAGGAFSLLRFPDQTLPDIVYIEQLTSALYLEKREDVDTYLESMERLAVEADSPVRSRERFLEIRQDFTPPPAR, encoded by the coding sequence GTGATTACGGCTGAGCCTGGCGCTGGCCCCACCGTCCTGCGCATCCTGCTGGGCTCCCAGCTGCGGAGGCTACGCGAGGACCGGAACGTCACGCGCGAGGACGCCGGCTACGCGATCCGCGCCTCCGAGTCGAAGATCAGCCGGATGGAGCTGGGCCGGGTCGGCTTCAAGGAGCGCGACGTCTCCGACCTCCTGACGCTCTACGGCGTCACCGACGGGGCCGAGCGCGACGCGCTGCTCTCCCTCGCCAGGGAGGCCAACCAGCCCGGCTGGTGGCACAAGTTCAGCGACATCCTGCCGAACTGGTTCCAGGCCTACGTCGGGCTGGAGGCCGCGGCTTCGCTGATCCGGACGTACGAGGTCCAGTTCATCCCCGGCTTGCTGCAGACCGAGGAGTACGCCCGCGCGGTCGTGCTGCTGGCCAACGGCAACGCGCCGAAGGAAGAGGTGGATCGGCGGGTCCAGCTGCGGATGGAACGGCAGAACCTGCTGACGCGCGCCAACGCACCGCGGTTCTGGGCGATCATCGACGAGGCCGTGCTGCGGCGTCCGATCGGCGGCCGGGACATCATGCGTGACCAGCTGGAGCACCTGGCGAAGCTGGCCGAGCGGCCGAACATCACGCTCCAGGTCATCCCGTTCGGGTACGGCGGCCACGCCGCGGCGGGCGGCGCGTTCTCGCTGCTCCGCTTCCCCGACCAGACGCTGCCCGACATCGTCTACATCGAGCAGCTGACCAGCGCGCTCTACCTGGAGAAGCGCGAGGACGTCGACACGTATCTGGAATCCATGGAGCGACTCGCCGTCGAGGCGGATTCGCCGGTCCGGAGCCGGGAACGTTTCCTGGAGATTCGCCAGGACTTCACCCCGCCACCTGCTCGCTGA
- a CDS encoding GTP-binding protein — protein MDSAPSSDRTAPGSKPPLPVKIVIAGGFGVGKTTTVGAISDIAPLTTEAEMTEVAVGIDIPGQHSTKTTTTVAMDFGSVAIDAGVKLYLFGTPGQARFGFMWDDLSRGALGALVVVDSSRLDDCYPAVDYFEHTGIPFIVGVNAFDGLLAQDLAAVRWALAIDDQVPVVAFDARDKRSVRDTLLVLLNRALHKAIGEQVATT, from the coding sequence GTGGACTCAGCGCCATCGTCTGACCGCACCGCCCCCGGCTCGAAGCCACCGCTTCCGGTAAAGATCGTCATCGCCGGCGGTTTCGGGGTCGGAAAGACCACGACGGTCGGGGCGATCTCCGACATTGCCCCGTTGACCACCGAGGCCGAAATGACCGAGGTGGCCGTCGGGATCGACATCCCTGGACAGCATTCGACCAAGACCACGACGACGGTGGCGATGGACTTCGGTTCGGTCGCCATCGACGCCGGAGTCAAGCTGTACCTGTTCGGTACTCCCGGCCAGGCACGGTTCGGCTTCATGTGGGACGACCTGTCCCGCGGTGCGCTGGGTGCGCTCGTCGTCGTGGACAGCTCGCGGCTCGACGACTGCTACCCGGCCGTCGACTACTTCGAGCACACCGGCATCCCGTTCATCGTCGGTGTCAACGCGTTCGACGGGTTGCTCGCGCAGGACCTCGCCGCGGTTCGGTGGGCGCTCGCGATCGATGACCAGGTCCCGGTCGTCGCGTTCGACGCCCGTGACAAGCGGTCGGTGCGGGACACCCTGCTCGTCCTGCTCAACCGGGCGCTGCACAAGGCGATCGGCGAGCAGGTCGCCACGACCTGA
- a CDS encoding DUF397 domain-containing protein encodes MHHPYNGIPAGQLGHVAWLKSSHSNPNGNCVEIAGLPDGQFAVRNSRHPEGPALIYTRDEIAALIAGARSGDFDHFVS; translated from the coding sequence ATGCACCACCCGTACAACGGAATACCTGCTGGTCAGCTAGGCCACGTGGCATGGCTGAAGAGCAGTCACAGCAATCCGAACGGCAACTGCGTGGAGATCGCGGGGTTACCGGACGGACAGTTCGCAGTGCGGAACTCTCGCCATCCGGAGGGACCGGCGCTCATTTACACCCGAGACGAGATCGCTGCTCTGATCGCGGGTGCACGGAGCGGAGACTTTGATCATTTCGTCAGCTGA
- a CDS encoding ABC transporter permease subunit yields the protein MSTATLTPETRARTSAEAGVTIGRVIRSEWIKLRSLRSTAITLGAALVVVIGFGLLAASVVSGDGGGPGGGPIDPTDLSLSGVTLGQLILGVLGVLVIAGEYSTGMIRATLAAVPTRLPVLWAKVVVFGGVTLVVSLVATVAAFLAGQAALGADGVALGDDGTLRAVFGAAIYLTGIGLLGLALGAILRHTAGAIGALVGLILILPTMVGLLPDSWSEPLTKILPSNAGSAFMSADPASTLLSSGAGLAVFIAWIVGALAVAAVLMRRRDA from the coding sequence ATGAGCACCGCAACCCTGACTCCCGAGACGAGGGCGAGGACGTCGGCGGAAGCCGGGGTCACGATCGGGCGGGTGATTCGCTCGGAGTGGATCAAGCTCCGGTCGCTGCGGTCGACCGCGATCACGCTCGGCGCCGCGCTGGTGGTCGTGATCGGCTTCGGTCTGCTCGCCGCATCGGTGGTGTCCGGTGACGGAGGTGGCCCCGGCGGCGGTCCGATCGACCCGACCGATCTGAGCCTGAGTGGCGTCACGCTCGGTCAGCTCATCCTCGGTGTGCTCGGCGTGCTGGTCATCGCGGGGGAGTACTCGACCGGGATGATCCGCGCAACGCTCGCGGCGGTACCGACCCGTCTGCCCGTTCTGTGGGCGAAGGTTGTCGTGTTCGGCGGGGTCACGCTCGTGGTCTCGCTCGTCGCGACGGTGGCCGCCTTCCTGGCCGGCCAGGCTGCCCTGGGCGCGGACGGTGTGGCGTTGGGTGACGACGGGACGCTGCGGGCGGTGTTCGGCGCTGCGATCTATCTCACCGGGATCGGTCTTCTCGGCTTGGCGCTCGGCGCGATCCTGCGGCACACGGCGGGCGCGATCGGGGCGCTCGTGGGGTTGATCCTGATCCTGCCGACGATGGTCGGGCTGCTCCCGGACAGCTGGAGCGAGCCGCTGACCAAGATCCTGCCGTCCAATGCGGGCAGTGCGTTCATGTCCGCGGATCCCGCATCGACGCTGCTCTCGTCCGGAGCCGGGCTCGCGGTGTTCATCGCGTGGATCGTCGGGGCGCTCGCGGTCGCGGCAGTCCTGATGCGACGCCGGGACGCCTAG
- a CDS encoding ATP-binding cassette domain-containing protein, translating into MIEVVRLSKHYGDKVAVNDLSFTVRPGIVTGFLGPNGAGKSTTMRMIMGLDRPTSGSATVNGRPLAEHRAPLREIGALLEAKAIHPGRSARDHLLALAATTGIPASRVDEVLELVGLRNVARKRAGAFSLGMGQRLGIASALLGDPRTIMLDEPVNGLDPDGILWIRNLLKGLAAEGRTVFVSSHLMSEMALTAEQLVVVARGQLVADVPVVDFVQNAVSDRIRVRSPQATDLIRVLSGPGVTITSTERGALDVIGLTADVIGDRAFAAGYVLHELTTERASLEEAFMAMTKDLTEYSTGKAA; encoded by the coding sequence GTGATCGAGGTCGTCCGTCTCAGCAAGCACTACGGGGACAAGGTGGCAGTGAACGACCTCTCGTTCACCGTCCGGCCCGGGATCGTGACCGGCTTCCTGGGGCCCAACGGCGCAGGCAAGTCCACCACGATGCGAATGATCATGGGGCTGGACCGCCCGACGTCCGGGTCGGCGACCGTCAACGGCCGGCCGCTGGCCGAGCACCGGGCGCCGCTCCGGGAGATCGGCGCGCTGCTCGAGGCCAAGGCCATCCACCCCGGCCGATCCGCCCGCGACCACCTGCTCGCGCTGGCGGCGACCACCGGGATCCCCGCGTCCCGCGTCGACGAGGTGCTCGAGCTGGTCGGGCTGCGGAACGTCGCCCGCAAGCGCGCCGGAGCGTTCTCCCTCGGCATGGGGCAGCGGCTGGGCATCGCGTCCGCGCTGCTCGGGGACCCGCGGACGATCATGCTCGACGAACCGGTCAACGGCCTCGACCCGGACGGCATCCTGTGGATCCGCAACCTGCTCAAGGGGCTGGCGGCCGAGGGGCGCACGGTCTTCGTCTCCTCCCACCTGATGAGCGAGATGGCGTTGACCGCCGAGCAGCTGGTCGTCGTGGCGCGTGGGCAACTGGTCGCCGACGTGCCGGTCGTCGACTTCGTCCAGAACGCGGTCAGCGACCGGATCCGGGTTCGCTCCCCGCAGGCGACCGACCTCATCCGGGTGCTCAGCGGCCCCGGCGTGACGATCACCAGCACCGAGCGGGGCGCGCTGGACGTCATCGGGCTCACCGCGGACGTGATCGGCGACCGCGCGTTCGCCGCCGGCTACGTCCTGCACGAGCTGACCACCGAGCGCGCGTCGCTCGAAGAGGCGTTCATGGCGATGACCAAGGACCTCACCGAATACTCCACCGGAAAGGCTGCCTGA
- a CDS encoding nitrate- and nitrite sensing domain-containing protein has translation MFLDRLRISGKLVLLAIIPLLAVSVLAVSVIAGRVSEADKANDTSRDIGIAGDVATLVRELQAERLLTIGFLAGDFASRSEVLQQEAIVDDQLAEVRAQIDDESPPTLKAAIEDLDQLKDLRTESLARNFPQTVVSEQLTQLINGLIDGVQLYRTADATSSIGRQILAMDAALHLGEANSLNLATLTLLLATPNGTLLSQYVNGLGTSNEYAGRYFQYANPGQAALYRLVQEANAARTSAELATLGNKADLNAVQALPLATYFPRFTSFLGQTRYIETKLVSDITAAADEQKRNAIAAAVGIGAGLVLILMLVAGLTILVGRRVSQPLVALASSANRVATAVESELTRVADDEAEVFEPVRLDTVDTTGRDEIGELARAFQQVQDTAARLVERQITSRRNVATMFGHIGRRTQNLIGRQLSMIDRLERQETNADRLSSLYQLDHLSSRLNRNAGSLVVLSGSIATDQGGGSPLPLGDIARLALGEIEDYTRVDIDVPEDLVVQPSVVSDLTLIFAELMENAAAYSPPHTRVSVKSEPTRAGAQVLIVDHGIGMSAERLAEENARMARRERLDLAPTEVLGLFVTGRLARRHGIGVALVPTPGGGVTAVLALNEQHLVPSIYQGIAAVEEQRPALPPGPTRQQPAHQPEVLRVPNTAMAPAPAAAPPAYTPAPTPVYEPTPEPAHSGLPAVASASMFDNVALERATRAISAGPWNAFSGSEPEVPSQREPVDAEPVAASSALYRSESAVGAPHAPAGAGPGGPDVSWWDAPAGRPAEPAAPSAFRSLPPAAAPAPPPPPAVAPAPPMAAPIPQPVQPAARQAPSVRTAPPAAAPPAGPAGPGGTPPRLQRRVPGAQLPAGISSKRNQQAEPTVLGDAGDPAAARALIEEFEAGVRNAQRTADTGAVPQLSTPPAGAPGPASGAPAPAPRPAQPARQQPSSIWNEPTAPHAAPSIWNEPAPQPAASSIWNEPVPQPAAPSPWNTQPAARQAPSAAPVSPPVLPSRPVPGAASQAPPAPHTQPNQPPQRTPGGLVRRVPGATLKSFTSGRGNASSASVTATPVADPDAARALIEQIEAGVSRALNRVVVDDHQHEGSPR, from the coding sequence GTGTTCCTCGATAGGCTCCGAATCAGCGGGAAGCTCGTCCTTCTGGCGATCATCCCGCTGCTCGCCGTGTCGGTGCTCGCGGTCTCCGTCATCGCGGGCCGCGTCTCCGAAGCGGACAAGGCCAACGACACCTCGCGCGACATCGGGATCGCCGGTGACGTCGCGACGCTGGTCCGGGAGCTCCAAGCGGAGCGGCTGCTCACGATCGGTTTCCTCGCCGGTGACTTCGCCAGCCGGTCCGAGGTCCTCCAGCAGGAAGCCATCGTGGACGACCAGCTGGCGGAGGTGCGGGCGCAGATCGACGACGAGTCGCCGCCGACCCTCAAGGCCGCGATCGAGGACCTCGACCAGCTGAAGGACCTGCGGACCGAGTCGCTGGCTCGTAACTTCCCGCAGACCGTCGTCTCCGAGCAGCTGACCCAGCTGATCAACGGTCTGATCGACGGCGTCCAGCTGTACCGGACGGCGGACGCGACGTCGTCGATCGGTCGCCAGATCCTCGCCATGGACGCCGCTCTGCACCTGGGAGAGGCGAACTCGCTCAACCTCGCGACGCTGACCCTGCTCCTGGCGACGCCCAACGGCACGCTGCTGAGCCAGTACGTCAACGGGCTGGGCACCTCGAACGAGTACGCCGGCCGGTACTTCCAGTACGCCAACCCCGGCCAGGCCGCGCTGTACCGGCTGGTCCAGGAAGCCAACGCCGCGCGTACTTCGGCGGAGCTCGCGACGCTGGGTAACAAGGCCGACCTGAACGCGGTCCAGGCCCTGCCGCTGGCGACGTACTTCCCGCGGTTCACGTCGTTCCTCGGCCAGACGCGATACATCGAGACCAAGCTGGTGTCGGACATCACCGCGGCCGCCGACGAGCAGAAGCGGAACGCGATCGCGGCCGCCGTCGGTATCGGTGCCGGTCTGGTGCTGATCCTGATGCTGGTGGCCGGCCTGACGATCCTGGTCGGACGCCGGGTGTCGCAGCCACTGGTCGCACTGGCGTCGTCCGCCAACCGCGTCGCCACCGCCGTCGAGAGCGAGCTCACCCGGGTCGCTGACGACGAGGCCGAAGTCTTCGAACCGGTCCGTCTCGACACGGTCGACACGACCGGTCGAGACGAGATCGGTGAGCTGGCCCGAGCGTTCCAGCAGGTGCAGGACACCGCGGCTCGACTGGTCGAACGTCAGATCACCAGCCGGCGAAACGTCGCGACGATGTTCGGTCACATCGGACGCCGTACGCAGAACCTGATCGGTCGTCAGCTGTCGATGATCGACCGGCTGGAGCGGCAGGAGACGAACGCCGACCGGCTGAGCAGCCTCTACCAGCTGGACCACCTGTCCAGCCGCCTCAACCGGAACGCGGGTTCGCTGGTCGTTCTCTCCGGTTCGATCGCGACCGACCAGGGCGGCGGCAGCCCGCTGCCGCTCGGCGACATCGCGCGGCTGGCCCTCGGTGAGATCGAGGACTACACCCGTGTCGACATCGACGTCCCCGAGGACCTAGTCGTCCAGCCGTCGGTCGTCTCCGACCTGACGCTGATCTTCGCCGAGCTGATGGAGAACGCCGCGGCGTACTCGCCACCGCACACCCGGGTGAGCGTGAAGTCGGAGCCGACCCGAGCCGGGGCGCAGGTCCTCATCGTCGACCACGGCATCGGTATGTCGGCCGAGCGGCTCGCCGAGGAAAACGCTCGGATGGCCCGCCGTGAACGCCTCGACCTCGCTCCGACCGAGGTGCTCGGTCTGTTCGTGACCGGGCGGCTGGCTCGTCGTCACGGCATCGGCGTCGCGCTGGTGCCGACGCCGGGCGGCGGTGTGACCGCGGTGCTCGCGCTGAACGAGCAGCACCTGGTGCCGTCGATCTACCAGGGCATCGCCGCGGTGGAGGAGCAGCGTCCCGCGCTGCCGCCGGGGCCGACGCGCCAGCAGCCGGCGCACCAGCCCGAGGTGCTCCGGGTTCCGAACACCGCGATGGCCCCGGCGCCCGCGGCGGCGCCGCCGGCCTACACGCCCGCCCCGACACCGGTGTACGAGCCGACGCCGGAGCCGGCGCACTCGGGGCTCCCGGCAGTGGCTTCGGCGTCGATGTTCGACAACGTCGCGCTCGAGCGGGCGACGCGGGCGATCTCGGCCGGGCCGTGGAACGCGTTCTCCGGCTCCGAGCCCGAGGTGCCGTCCCAGCGCGAGCCGGTCGACGCCGAGCCGGTCGCCGCCAGCAGCGCGCTCTACCGCAGCGAGTCGGCAGTCGGCGCTCCGCACGCCCCGGCAGGAGCCGGTCCGGGCGGACCCGACGTCTCCTGGTGGGACGCTCCGGCCGGTCGGCCCGCCGAGCCCGCGGCACCGTCCGCGTTCCGCTCGCTCCCGCCTGCGGCGGCACCCGCACCGCCGCCCCCGCCTGCGGTGGCGCCTGCTCCGCCGATGGCAGCCCCGATCCCGCAGCCGGTCCAGCCCGCCGCGCGGCAGGCGCCGAGCGTGCGGACGGCCCCACCGGCGGCAGCGCCGCCCGCGGGACCGGCAGGCCCCGGCGGTACGCCGCCTCGCCTGCAGCGCCGGGTGCCGGGGGCCCAGCTCCCGGCCGGTATCTCCAGCAAGCGGAACCAGCAGGCCGAGCCGACGGTGCTCGGCGACGCGGGCGATCCGGCGGCGGCACGGGCGCTGATCGAGGAGTTCGAGGCCGGCGTGCGCAACGCGCAGCGGACCGCGGACACCGGTGCGGTCCCGCAGCTGTCCACGCCTCCGGCGGGCGCACCCGGTCCGGCGTCGGGTGCTCCGGCTCCGGCCCCGCGTCCGGCTCAGCCGGCTCGCCAGCAGCCGTCGTCGATCTGGAACGAGCCGACTGCTCCGCACGCGGCACCGTCGATCTGGAACGAGCCGGCGCCCCAGCCGGCGGCGTCGTCGATCTGGAACGAGCCGGTGCCGCAGCCGGCGGCGCCGTCGCCGTGGAACACACAGCCGGCCGCGCGGCAGGCGCCGTCTGCCGCGCCGGTCTCCCCGCCGGTGCTGCCCTCCCGACCGGTACCGGGGGCCGCATCGCAAGCACCGCCGGCACCGCACACCCAGCCGAACCAGCCACCGCAACGCACCCCGGGTGGCCTGGTACGGCGGGTGCCAGGTGCGACGTTGAAGAGCTTCACCAGCGGCCGAGGCAACGCTTCCAGCGCCTCGGTCACAGCAACACCGGTGGCGGATCCGGACGCCGCCCGGGCGCTGATCGAGCAGATCGAAGCAGGCGTGTCCCGCGCTCTCAACAGGGTCGTCGTCGACGACCATCAGCACGAAGGATCACCACGATGA
- a CDS encoding roadblock/LC7 domain-containing protein: MNSSYRPNGGDLATAGLSAEAQTFNWLLDSFCSGTAGVVEAVAVSADGLLMAKSATSDHANADRLAAVISGMTSLAAGVADTYTLGGLNKVIVDLTGGYLLATAISRGSVLGVIADRSANLGTVAYEMTLFASRAGAVLTPQLIVELKNSVQS; this comes from the coding sequence ATGAACAGCTCCTACCGACCCAACGGCGGCGACCTGGCGACCGCCGGCCTCAGCGCCGAGGCACAGACCTTCAACTGGTTGCTGGACTCGTTCTGCAGCGGCACCGCAGGTGTCGTGGAGGCGGTGGCGGTATCGGCGGACGGTCTTCTGATGGCGAAGTCGGCGACGTCCGACCACGCCAACGCCGACCGTCTCGCCGCGGTCATCTCGGGTATGACGAGCCTCGCGGCGGGTGTGGCCGACACCTACACGCTGGGCGGGCTGAACAAGGTCATCGTGGACCTCACCGGTGGTTACCTGCTCGCTACGGCGATCAGCCGTGGCTCCGTGCTCGGCGTCATCGCCGACCGGTCGGCCAACCTTGGTACGGTCGCCTACGAAATGACGCTCTTCGCGAGCCGCGCCGGCGCGGTCCTCACGCCGCAACTCATCGTTGAGTTGAAGAATTCCGTGCAGTCATGA
- a CDS encoding DUF742 domain-containing protein, protein MRIVGGSDSEEPASIRPYLRASSFSPSGEPNKASTVGSEASGAQLRPFVLTSGRVTADPEIGLETQVTAGTRGGRVPTSRLSPELRAIVTLCAQPISVAEISARLKLHLGVVKILVGDLRATGYLDVHNHDVSSPNSPELILRVIRGLSAIV, encoded by the coding sequence ATGAGGATCGTGGGCGGATCCGACTCAGAGGAACCGGCCTCTATCCGGCCGTATCTGAGGGCTTCGTCGTTCTCTCCCTCCGGAGAACCCAACAAGGCCAGCACTGTCGGGTCTGAGGCATCCGGCGCGCAGCTGCGTCCCTTCGTTCTGACCTCCGGGCGGGTGACCGCCGATCCGGAGATCGGGCTGGAGACACAGGTGACCGCCGGGACCCGCGGCGGACGCGTACCGACGTCCCGGCTCTCGCCGGAACTTCGCGCCATCGTGACCCTCTGCGCCCAGCCCATCTCCGTCGCCGAGATCTCGGCCCGACTCAAGCTTCACCTGGGCGTGGTCAAGATCCTGGTCGGTGACCTGCGTGCCACCGGTTACCTCGACGTCCACAACCATGACGTGAGCTCTCCCAACTCCCCCGAACTCATCCTGCGAGTGATCCGTGGACTCAGCGCCATCGTCTGA
- a CDS encoding sensor histidine kinase: protein MGILTAWRRYTAAHPLAVDAVLAGLLFASVAGPAVAGGNSGGLLFFAPVCAALVFRRRLPIPVLAIELCLAVIGIATGHGAAGIVGSLIAVYTVASRADRTTSITAGAVTAITLGLGTLLNTGEPLLDERNVIVVTWAGLATAAGYAVQNRRAYIAAIEERARRAEQTREEEARRRVAEERLRIARELHDVVAHSIALINVQSGVAAHLLRDQPDAAEEALRHVRAASRTVLDELGTMLGVLRQGDDVDTPVEPAPGLERLEALIETFRDAGLEVQVRVTGRPRRLAPTVDLAAYRISQESLTNAHKHGSAPRIELSVGYEPDAVRIVVRNPATPEGASVPAGTGHGLIGMRERATAVGGQVTTGLRAGTFEVEAVLPAPADG from the coding sequence GTGGGAATTCTCACCGCGTGGCGGCGCTACACCGCCGCGCACCCGCTCGCCGTGGACGCCGTCCTGGCCGGTCTGTTGTTCGCGTCGGTCGCCGGACCGGCGGTGGCGGGCGGCAACAGCGGAGGGCTGCTGTTCTTCGCCCCGGTCTGCGCCGCGCTGGTGTTCCGCCGCCGCCTGCCGATCCCGGTGCTCGCGATCGAACTCTGCCTGGCCGTGATCGGGATCGCGACCGGCCACGGCGCAGCCGGAATCGTCGGCAGCCTGATCGCCGTCTACACGGTCGCCTCGCGCGCCGACCGGACCACGAGCATCACGGCCGGCGCCGTGACCGCGATCACGCTCGGCCTCGGGACGCTGCTGAACACCGGCGAGCCGCTGCTCGACGAGCGGAACGTCATCGTCGTGACGTGGGCAGGCCTGGCGACCGCCGCCGGGTACGCGGTCCAGAACCGGCGCGCGTACATCGCGGCGATCGAGGAACGGGCCCGGCGCGCCGAGCAGACCCGGGAGGAGGAGGCGCGTCGCCGGGTCGCCGAGGAGCGGCTGCGGATCGCCCGCGAACTCCACGACGTGGTGGCGCACAGCATCGCGCTGATCAACGTCCAGTCGGGGGTCGCCGCGCACCTCCTGCGCGACCAGCCGGACGCCGCCGAGGAAGCGCTGCGGCACGTCCGCGCGGCCAGCCGGACCGTGCTCGACGAGCTCGGGACGATGCTCGGCGTCCTGCGGCAGGGCGACGACGTGGACACGCCGGTGGAGCCGGCTCCCGGGCTGGAGCGGCTGGAGGCCCTGATCGAGACGTTCCGGGACGCCGGGCTCGAGGTACAGGTGCGGGTCACCGGCCGACCGCGCCGGCTCGCGCCGACGGTGGACCTCGCCGCGTACCGGATCAGCCAGGAGTCGCTCACCAACGCGCACAAGCACGGGTCCGCGCCCCGGATCGAGCTGTCGGTCGGCTACGAGCCGGACGCCGTCCGGATCGTCGTCCGCAACCCGGCAACGCCGGAGGGCGCGTCGGTACCGGCCGGCACCGGACACGGGCTGATCGGCATGCGGGAGCGCGCGACCGCGGTCGGCGGTCAGGTCACGACCGGCCTGCGAGCAGGCACGTTCGAGGTCGAAGCCGTGCTACCGGCTCCGGCCGACGGCTAG
- a CDS encoding response regulator transcription factor, whose product MVRVVLADDQALIRAGFRVLIDSASDLEVVGEASTGREAVDVVRRTHPDVVLMDIRMPELDGLAATAEITADEALTDVRVVILTTFEVDEYVFQALRAGASGFLGKGVEPAELLDAVRVVARGEALLSPKATKGLIGRFLAQPDDTPRAVPEQLAVLTDREREVLALVAEGLPNDAIAERLVLSPLTAKTHVNRAMTKLGARDRAQLVVIAYQTGLVRADVPRP is encoded by the coding sequence ATGGTCCGCGTCGTGCTTGCCGACGATCAGGCGTTGATCCGCGCCGGGTTTCGGGTGCTGATCGACTCGGCGTCCGACCTCGAGGTCGTCGGCGAGGCCTCGACCGGCCGCGAAGCCGTCGACGTGGTGCGCCGGACCCACCCGGACGTCGTCCTGATGGACATCCGGATGCCCGAGCTCGACGGGCTGGCCGCGACCGCGGAGATCACCGCGGACGAGGCGCTGACCGACGTCCGGGTGGTGATCCTGACGACGTTCGAGGTCGACGAGTACGTCTTCCAGGCGCTCCGGGCCGGTGCCAGCGGTTTCCTGGGCAAGGGCGTCGAACCGGCCGAGCTGCTGGACGCCGTCCGGGTAGTCGCCCGCGGCGAGGCGCTGCTCTCGCCGAAGGCCACCAAGGGCCTGATCGGCCGTTTCCTGGCCCAGCCGGACGACACTCCGCGCGCCGTGCCGGAGCAGCTCGCGGTCCTCACCGACCGCGAGCGGGAAGTGCTCGCGCTGGTCGCCGAAGGGCTTCCGAACGACGCGATCGCCGAGCGGCTGGTGCTCTCGCCGCTGACCGCGAAGACGCACGTCAACCGGGCGATGACGAAGCTGGGCGCGCGGGACCGGGCCCAGCTCGTCGTGATCGCCTACCAGACCGGCCTGGTCCGCGCGGACGTCCCGCGCCCGTAG